The proteins below are encoded in one region of Thermosulfurimonas marina:
- a CDS encoding ammonium transporter: MALAGDPTGAETLKSDPGLPVDYVWVLVCGFLVMFMQAGFACVEAGFCRAKNATNLLTKNLMDFVVGALAFWAVGYALITGTDWKGLIGTSGFFLSGQGYDVGNYLSFFWQMVFAATAATIVSGAVAERIKFQAYLLYSIAITGFIYPVYAHWVWGGGWLSKLPFGLGHLDFAGSGVVHAVGGLVGLAGAIVLGPRFGKFDKNGKPRAIPGHNIPLATLGVFILWFGWYGFNPGSTFSAHHLRISVIAVNTTLAAAAASLTALLIVLAKTRKFDLGMALNGVLAGLVAITAPCAWVEAWAAVVIGVVAGIILVAGVYFLEAIKVDDPVGAVPVHGFNGLWGLIAVGLFADGTYGNYAIEPPFVKGLFYGGGVDQLIAQLIGAGALFVWAFGVGLILFKLLDVLIGIRVSPREEIQGLDLLEHGTPAYPEFYTVRR, from the coding sequence ATGGCCCTGGCCGGGGACCCCACCGGGGCCGAAACCCTGAAGTCCGACCCTGGGCTTCCGGTGGACTATGTCTGGGTGTTGGTGTGCGGATTCCTGGTGATGTTCATGCAGGCGGGCTTTGCCTGTGTGGAGGCCGGTTTCTGCCGGGCCAAGAATGCCACCAATCTCTTAACCAAGAACCTCATGGACTTTGTGGTGGGGGCACTGGCCTTCTGGGCCGTGGGTTATGCCCTGATTACCGGCACGGACTGGAAGGGCCTCATCGGGACCTCGGGCTTTTTCCTCTCTGGTCAGGGTTACGATGTCGGCAACTACCTTTCCTTTTTCTGGCAGATGGTCTTTGCCGCCACGGCGGCGACCATCGTCTCCGGGGCCGTGGCCGAACGTATCAAGTTTCAGGCTTATCTCCTTTATTCCATAGCGATTACCGGTTTCATCTACCCGGTTTACGCCCACTGGGTCTGGGGTGGGGGCTGGCTTTCGAAGCTTCCCTTTGGTCTCGGACATCTGGACTTCGCGGGCTCCGGTGTGGTGCATGCCGTAGGAGGTTTGGTGGGGCTTGCCGGGGCCATCGTTCTCGGGCCGCGTTTTGGGAAGTTCGACAAAAACGGCAAACCCCGGGCCATTCCCGGCCACAACATCCCGTTGGCTACGCTCGGGGTCTTCATCCTCTGGTTCGGCTGGTACGGCTTCAACCCCGGTTCTACCTTTTCTGCCCATCATCTGCGCATCTCGGTGATCGCGGTGAATACTACCCTTGCGGCCGCGGCGGCCTCTCTAACTGCGCTTCTCATCGTGCTCGCCAAGACCCGGAAGTTCGACTTGGGTATGGCCCTGAACGGCGTGCTTGCTGGCCTGGTGGCCATTACCGCTCCCTGTGCCTGGGTTGAGGCCTGGGCCGCGGTGGTGATCGGGGTGGTGGCCGGTATCATCCTTGTGGCCGGGGTCTATTTCCTTGAGGCTATAAAGGTTGATGACCCGGTGGGAGCCGTCCCGGTACACGGTTTTAACGGCCTATGGGGTCTTATCGCCGTGGGTCTGTTTGCCGATGGAACTTACGGAAACTACGCCATCGAACCTCCCTTCGTGAAGGGACTCTTCTACGGGGGCGGGGTAGATCAGCTCATCGCCCAGCTGATCGGAGCGGGGGCCCTATTCGTCTGGGCCTTTGGCGTGGGGCTTATCCTCTTCAAGCTCCTAGATGTTCTTATCGGTATTCGGGTCTCTCCGCGAGAGGAGATTCAGGGGCTTGATCTATTGGAACACGGTACCCCGGCTTATCCCGAATTCTATACCGTAAGGAGGTAA